The following are encoded together in the Pungitius pungitius chromosome 7, fPunPun2.1, whole genome shotgun sequence genome:
- the trappc8 gene encoding trafficking protein particle complex subunit 8 isoform X2, with translation MAQCVQSVQELVQDSFVPMVAVLCSEEAERVTRKNNLNFAELLRPFCRLTSEGHIRDPNNQVQVVKNLRICVNNVVTSPNAASAAQRRLLNEVVSLCQPQEGAATNVITAGDYDLNFSDHSVKASVPWYSAWRQTLSEVSTSKHYTATTPWFEAYRENFLQSMAASEHEFLNHYLACLLVVSSTETVPVEQFLKLSQEQHRIQHSGDYTNPKWFIPNTLKYYVLLHDMGEGGEQRAESVYEDMKQRYGHQGCYLLKVNSRSFSAEDDEQMPDPWSQYLHRSNLQNQEEEDAAVNSGPVENKASAAEVDSSPTTDKDGAPTSLEPHPLQLDTALCAEHPEPKKGAREPESLVGAAGSHGACLTLNDHDHIRQFIQEFTFRGLLPHIEKNIRQLNDQLVSRKGLSRSLFTATKKWFGGGKVPEKGVSEPKSTCGLLYPPEAPELQIRKMADLCFLVQHYELAYSCYHTAKKDFLSDQAMLYAAGALEMAAVSAFLQAGAPRPYPTHYMDTAIQTYRDVCKNMVLAERCALLSAEILKSQAKYSEAATLLIKMTSEDSDLRSALLLEQAAHCFINMRNPMVRKFAFHMILAGHRFSKAGQRRHALRCYCQAMQVYKERGWSLAEDHIHFTIGRQSFTLSQPEKAVTAFRQILTNDSRQTATQQGAFLREYLYVYKSVVGGDEDRLPQLPLPCIHSSATRVYFGHERRLAQGEKQAATHVSLDQEYDQDLAAMWGHLEEQLVAAANRGVVPASFQPTQCCLNSQTDNLRCPLAVAEEPIIVEVMFRNPLKVPLALSNLALLWKFTAEGVTPSEEVTGEAITNEEDLTEGTDNVVTTQIILEFLLCPEETKMARLQLLPHRTGQLSIVGVVYNLAAAPCGETAPSCEGQQAMDFMVVRGRQDLKIQGPRLNQTKEDKMLVRHGVDRRLDPIITPPMPLMEVFFLQFPTALLCGEIRKAYVEFCNVSAVALCGLRVASTHPDFFTFGSRAPTPLTPVSPASAENCSAYKTTTRQPGSVASEMLVSAGDFSPLSGVMEIPIDGSTLLPGESTQLPLWLRGPDHEGVHEINFLFYYQSTEKGMKISHRVLRHTVFICASRSLSVQASACRSSVPPHQRLDDKSTGGSLVFVDVENVNTSEAGVREFHIVQVSSSSQHWCLHKCINPANDRDCKLGSRERAKLCFRATRCQRPAASDAAEEYTFADVNLGNEQIISSSTPCGDFFFRGCLSPESQRGGGTASRTSSSSRIQEDKAADISNIVKKCNELDLNIIVIWKAHVVEDNKQLILEGQLHVALQTIGKEVTSLTPKEEAQEMVLLKFKPEAPAPVAPPSAELSQLIKTNLHYPETHSHPFVQESLCVVPVTLTLSNCSSAPVDVLIDLRHKSPSPESVEVHSSFTWVGRTQYKLQLEPQEVLCVTLRACFLQAGVYNLNTLRVFAKLTQQGAVCEADSQQAASPALIIINNA, from the exons ATGGCCCAATGCGTGCAGTCCGTGCAGGAGTTGGTCCAGGACTCGTTTGTTCCGATGGTGGCCGTCTTATGTAGTGAGGAAGCGGAGAGAGTGACTCGCAAGAACAACCTGAATTTCGCTGAGCTGCTGCGGCCTTTCTGCAGACTGACGTCCGAAG GTCACATCCGGGACCCCAATAACCAGGTGCAGGTTGTGAAAAACCTGCGCATTTGTGTCAACAATGTGGTGACAAGTCCAAACGCGGCGTCTGCTGCCCAGCGCCGCCTGCTCAATGAGGTGGTGTCATTGTGCCAGCCCCAAGAGGGGGCGGCGACCAACGTCATCACGGCCGGGGACTACGACCTCAACTTCAGTG ATCACTCGGTTAAAGCTAGCGTCCCGTGGTACAGTGCCTGGAGACAAACCCTGTCTGAAGTCAGCACCTCCAAGCACTACACAG CGACCACGCCCTGGTTTGAAGCCTACAGGGAGAACTTCCTGCAGTCGATGGCCGCCTCCGAACACGAGTTCCTCAACCACTACCTGGCGT GCCTGCTGGTGGTGTCCTCCACTGAGACCGTCCCTGTGGAGCAGTTCCTCAAGCTCTCCCAGGAGCAGCACAGGATCCAACACAGCGGAGATTACACCAACCCCAAGTGGTTCATCCCCAACACGCTCAAGTACTACGTCCTGCTGCACGACATGGGCGAGGGCGGCGAGCAGAG GGCGGAATCTGTGTACGAGGATATGAAACAGAGGTACGGCCACCAGGGCTGCTACCTGCTCAAAGTCAACTCTCGGAGCTTCTCGGCTGAAGATGATGAACAGATGCCGGACCCCTGGAGTCAGTACCTGCACAGGAGCAACCTGCAGAACCAG gaagaggaagatgcagCTGTGAACAGTGGTCCTGTTGAGAACAAAGCCAGTGCAGCAGAAGTGGACAGCAGCCCCACGACAGACAAAG ACGGAGCCCCCACCAGCCTGGAGCCCCACCCTCTCCAGCTGGACACAGCTCTCTGCGCCGAGCACCCTGAGCCCAAGAAAGGAGCGAGGGAGCCGGAGAGCCTGGTCGGGGCAGCAGGGAGCCACGGGGCATGTCTGACCCTGAATGACCACGACCACATCAGGCAGTTCATCCAGGAGTTCACCTTCAGAGGCCTGCTGCCACACATCGAGAAGAACATCCGACAGCTCAACGACCAG CTGGTCTCCAGGAAAGGTCTGAGTCGCTCTCTGTTCACGGCCACCAAGAAGTGGTTCGGAGGAGGGAAAGTTCCAGAGAAGGGTGTCAGTGAACCAAAGAGCACATGTGGCCTCCT GTATCCCCCAGAAGCCCCTGAACTCCAGATCAGGAAGATGGCTGACCTGTGCTTCCTGGTCCAGCACTACGAGCTGGCCTACAGCTGTTACCACACGGCCAAGAAAGACTTCCTGTCAGACCAGGCCATGCTGTATGCAGCAGGAGCGCTG GAGATGGCTGCAGTGTCGGCCTTTCTACAGGCTGGAGCTCCCAGACCTTACCCCACCCACTACATGGACACCGCCATACAGACGTACAGAGACGTCTGCAA GAACATGGTGCTGGCTGAGCGCTGTGCATTACTCAGTGCTGAGATACTCAAGAGTCAAGCTAAATACTCCGAGGCTGCAACGCTCCTCATTAAGATGACCAGCGAG GACTCTGACCTGCGCAGTGCTCTGCTGCTGGAACAAGCTGCCCACTGCTTTATTAACATGCGCAACCCCATGGTGCGCAAGTTCGCCTTCCACATGATCCTGGCTGGTCATCGTTTCAGCAAAGCCGGACAg AGGAGGCACGCGCTGCGCTGTTACTGCCAAGCCATGCAGGTGTACAAGGAGCGGGGCTGGTCCTTGGCAGAGGACCACATCCACTTCACAATCGGTCGTCAGTCCTTCACACTCAGCCAACCAGAGAAGGCCGTGACAGCCTTCAGACAGATCCTGACCAATGACAGCAGGCAGACGGCCACACAGCAGGGCGCCTTCCTCAGGGAGTACCTCTACGTCTATAAG AGTGTTGTAGGGGGGGATGAAGACCGCCTCCCCCAGCTGCCTCTGCCCTGCATCCACAGCTCAGCCACACGGGTCTACTTCGGACACGAGCGGCGCCTTGCACAAG GCGAAAAGCAGGCCGCCACTCACGTGTCCCTGGACCAGGAGTACGACCAGGACCTGGCCGCCATGTGGGGccacctggaggagcagcttgTGGCTGCAGCCAACAGGGGGGTTGTCCCAGCAAGCTTCCAGCCCACCCAGTGCTGCTTGAACAGCCAGACGGACAACCTGCGCTGCCCCCTGGCTGTGGCCGAGG AACCAATTATAGTGGAGGTAATGTTCAGGAACCCTCTGAAGGTTCCTCTGGCGCTGTCCAACCTCGCCCTCCTCTGGAAGTTCACAGCAGAAGGTGTGACTCCCTCCGAGGAGGTGACAGGAGAAGCCATCACCAATGAGGAGGACCTGACTGAAGGG ACGGACAACGTCGTCACCACACAGATCATCCTGGAGTTTCTTTTGTGTCCAGAAGAGACCAAAATG gcTCGACTCCAGCTGCTGCCACACAGAACGGGCCAGCTGAGCATTGTGGGTGTGGTGTACAACCTGGCTGCAGCCCCCTGTGGAGAGACGGCTCCCAGCTGTGAAG GCCAGCAGGCCATGGATTTCATGGTGGTTCGGGGCAGACAGGACCTTAAGATCCAGGGCCCACGACTGAACCAGACCAAAGAGGACAAGATGTTGGTTCGACATGGTGTGGATCGGCGGCTGGACCCCATCATAACTCCACCCATGCCCCTGATGGAG gtcttCTTCCTGCAGTTCCCCACCGCTCTGCTGTGTGGTGAGATCAGGAAGGCCTACGTTGAGTTCTGTAATGTCAGCGCTGTCGCTCTGTGTGGCCTCCGAGTGGCATCCACGCACCCGGATTTCTTCACGTTTGGCAGCCGGGCCCCGACCCCCCTCACACCCGTGAGCCCGGCCTCAGCAGAGAACTGCTCGGCCTATAAGACCACCACCCGGCAGCCGGGCTCTGTGGCGTCAGAGATGCTGGTGTCAGCGGGGGATTTCAGTCCGCTGTCTGGCGTGATGGAGATTCCAATAGATGGCAGCACGCTGCTACCAGGCGAGTCCACCCAGCTGCCTCTGTGGCTCCGAGGACCAGACCACGAGGGAGTCCACGAGATCAACTTCCTGTTCTACTATCAGAGCACCGAGAAAGGGATGAAAATCAG CCATCGCGTGCTGCGCCACACGGTGTTCATCTGTGCCAGCCGCTCTCTGAGCGTCCAGGCGTCGGCCTGCCGCAGCAGCGTCCCGCCGCATCAGCGCCTGGACGACAAAAGCACCGGCGGGTCGCTGGTCTTTGTGGATGTCGAGAACGTCAATACA AGTGAAGCTGGCGTGCGTGAGTTCCACATCGTCCAGGTGTCCAGCAGCAGTCAACACTGGTGCCTCCACAAGTGCATCAACCCGGCCAATGACAGAG ACTGTAAGCTCGGCAGCAGAGAACGAGCCAAGCTGTGCTTCAGAGCCACACGATGCCAGCGCCCAG CTGCCTCGGATGCTGCAGAGGAGTACACGTTTGCAGACGTGAACCTGGGAAATGAACAG ATCATCAGTTCCTCCACCCCCTGTGGAGATTTCTTCTTCCGGGGCTGTCTGAGCCCGGAGTctcagagagggggagggacagCGTCCAGGacgtcctccagcagcaggattCAGGAGGACAAAGCCGCTGACATCAGCAACATCGTCAAGAAGTGTAACGAGCTGGACCTCAACATAATCGTCATCTGGAAG gcccaTGTGGTGGAggacaacaaacagctgatcctGGAGGGCCAGCTCCATGTGGCGCTGCAGACTATCGGCAAGGAGGTGACTTCTCTGACTCCCAAAGAG GAAGCTCAGGAGATGGTGCTCCTTAAGTTCAAACCCGAGGCTCCTGCTCCAGTGGCCCCACCCTCTGCAGAGCTGTCCCAACTCATCAAAACCAACCTGCACTACCCAGAGACCCACAGCCACCCGTTTGTCCAGGAGAG TCTGTGCGTGGTGCCCGTCACGCTCACTCTGTCCAACTGCTCCTCGGCTCCAGTGGACGTCCTCATTGACCTCAGGCACAAAAGCCCCAG CCCAGAGTCTGTGGAGGTCCACAGCTCGTTCACCTGGGTGGGTCGGACCCAGTacaagctgcagctggagcctCAGGAGGTTCTGTGTGTGACCCTGCGAGCCTGCTTCCTCCAGGCAGGCGTCTACAACCTCAACACACTGCGAGTGTTCGCCAAGCTGACGCAGCAGGGCGCCGTGTGTGAGGCAGATAGTCAGCAGGCAGCCAGTCCCgctctcatcatcatcaacaacgcCTGA